AATGAGACTTACTCTCTCTTGTATTAACATACACTTAAAATGTTAACATAGTTCTTTCCTCGCCTGCAGTGCtctgagagtgagagaaatatAAGCAAGCTACACAAAAATGCTCTACCTACTGCCCACTTTTCCCAAcgcaaaaatcaaaaatatcaATCTATGATTAATCCAGATTACAAAACTCCTGTCTGCAATAACTACACTCTCCTTGCCCTAACAGTAAAATGCACTGCAACAATTTTTTACTTGGCTACCATAAAGATTTGCCTGCTTCCTCAGTCACTGGCTGccataaaaatacagaaatcacAAGAATCTTGCATTTTTAAGCACACAATTTCTAAAAGGTCATCATGCCATGCATCTCTGTACTGATACATTACTGGGACTTTCTTACAAACACTTCAGTAAAAATCAATAATACATGCCATGCAAGGCATTAAAAGAATGTAGAACTTTTTggttaataaaactgttttcactgCCCCTTCTGCAAACAACTGCCTCCTTTCCAAACTGCTACTTTTATAGAGACTTGTAGAAGATAAGGCAACAAGGGAAAGGATATTGGCATccttcaaaaatgtaaaaaaaaaaaaacctagcccTAAGAAAAATGCATTCTTATACTTCACTTACCCACaacttaaaattattgttttcacaAAAGAATATGTATGAATGTTGTTTAAGAGACTTAATATATCAAATCATAAAAGTTCTCTGACGCTGTCTGgtaataaaatgtgttctgTGTCATGCTGCATCTTGTTTCATCTGTGTTTCTGGTCTGTTGTCGTGTTCGCTTCATTTGAAGATGCAGTTGAACATCTGCGAAAAGCTGCTAGAAGACCGGCAGCTGTGGAGTGTTACACGTCACCAGCACAGTGTGGCACCACAGCATAACAAGGCACCAAACAGAAAGGGCTGGACAGAGATGTGTGACAGTCTTGTGTCATCTATCATCTTTTGGCTCATCTTGATGTACTCACTCTTTCGAAGATTGGACAGACTTGCTCTGTTGATAGTCCAGTCTCCTAAGGTGGCCAAGAATGATTTGGAATCGTTTGTGGACACCAGTGTCTTGAAGGAATCAAACAGTGGCCGAACCAGAAAGCTGAACTGATTGCAAGTTAAGGCactcacaagaaaaaaacaaaaactaaatatcGTAGCTGCAGTGTTGCAAAGTCATTCTCTTCCAGTTAAAATGTGATTAACTGTTATGTACCTGGAACCTAAATGTAAAGCAAGAGTTTATCTTcttataaaaacaagaaatgtgCCTTACTAGCTTTTTAAACAACTTAGATACACTAACTCATAGTCCTTTTACAAATCACCACCAAGGCAATAAtatcaaaagtattttaatattgtatCCTTATACCGAtgatcatttttcttcttatacCATCAAACTCCCTTTCATGGCTGCTTTTAATTATACATTCCAACTACCAGTATGTCAGACAAACAGATACAGATAGAAGAGACAACTGGTAGTCAAGGGGattcaaaaaaattatatatagatatatataaaaataaaaaaaatacacacaaacagctgTAAAGAAGGATACAATCCAGAACTTCCAGTTTGTCTTGACACGGGAGGCAACATAGTCGTTGTACATTTGGTCAAGAGAGATGCGATCTGGTTCTTCGACTTTCAACCCTGCAGCTGGAAGTCGTTCTTGAAATGAGCTGCAACAATGGTGGGATAGATTAGAGATCTGCTCCTGTGTTTAACTATGTTTTGTGGCTAGACTGAGGGCTAAGGAAGGTTTGTATTAGGGGACTGAGGGTAAAATTAGGCCAAAGAAAGTGAAGAGGAACTTACCAACTACCTGAAAGAACAGGGAGAAAAGTTATGTATAGCTCAAATAAGGCAGCTCATACAGGGTACAGAAACAGGAGGGACAAATAGAAACTGGCTGCCAAgctgggtaaaaaaaaaaactaggccttgttttcttcttctgttgtctTCAATTTCCCTCCACAAAAATTCTTAATGTATACCGATACAAGCACTGAATGCAGAGAACTCTTTCCTTCTGCTGTTAAgttcagatgaaaaaaaaaaagaatgtgtcCTCATCTGAAACTGACCCTGAATGGCTACCTTTATCACTACTGAGTCACTTTGAACTATTAAAATTCCAaccaaaaacataaattttgggataaaattttaaagacaaaaaaaagttgagtgggggaaaaaaatcttacaagTATGGAACTTTTTGGTGGGAAGGGGACTTAAAACTACAGTGACACTTTTCCCATGGAATGTTATGgggaaaggataaaaaaaaaatttaatcaccTGCAAAGAAAAGTGGTTACGGTTAGAGATGCAAACTGATCAAGTGTGAAGTATCACACAAGCACAGATATGCAACATACCACATCGTCCGAAGTGCACTTCAGCATTAGGTGTAGCTGATGACAAAAACTTACTGAATTTCTCTGCTCAGGGACTCTATTTCCCGGCGGAGGCTTCCTGCTTCCGTCGTGTACCTCTCGCGATCGGCCTTAAGGTGCCGACAGTATTCCGCCGCTAGAGATACGGAGATAGGTCAGAATTTTGGTAAGGGTGCCCGTCATAACTAATGGGCACGTCTAACTAAAGCATTGACAATCATCATGTGTCACCGACATGAAAAACCCCAAAGCACGATGGGAGAAAGCATAGTAGTCCTGTGATCTCTGCCCTGCCAGCAAACAGTGGATCTGGCCATGTACCGACATGACCATCACAAGGTTCTCTTTCTTGCTAACGCAGAAAGCAAGTGATTCCCCTCTTAATTAACtacttctgcttttttttctctttaatttatgataaaaacattaaaaatttccAAAGGGCTAAGAGGGGCAACCAGGGAAGAGAACCATATCTGCTATTCAGGGGAGACACCTCAAGACATCCTTACCTTTTTtggctgaaaagaaaaatattagttttaaaaaggGGAGGAAGCATTGAAACAATCCTCACCTTTTGTCAGAATGATTGATTCGCTCATCTTCCCCTTGTCTGCCAACGATGGCACTTGTATCTTCAAGTCTTCCAGTCGAGTCTGccaaaagttttaattaaaacatattttattattatagtctGGAAGATTTTCtctgaagaaaaataaggaaagatcACATTGTCATAGGAGAGACCATACCCTCATTTTTTGTGGTTCAATAGCTTTGTTTTCAAAGTAACAAGCTGAAAATAAGTTTACCTTGATCTTATCTCGGCGTTTGAGCTCTGCACGTTTGTGTGAAGGCCGCTTGTGACGAGGAATGGGGTTACTCTGTCGCCGGTCACTTCCACTGTCACTTGAAGATGATGAGGCAGGAGACTCTGGGGAGGTAAAAGGAACCGGAGTAGCTCCACCTTCAGCGAATGAGCCATCAGCATCCAGAAGGTTATCGCTCTCTGATGAGATTATGTCCCCTGACAGGGAGGCCATAAGGTCGTCAAAGCTGATAGATCCATATGCAGTGGTGTTGAACCATGAGTCTGATAACGATGCACCACCAAAATCAGCCTCCTGCAATTCATTAGATTGGTATTTAATGGTCAATAAATCCTGCACAGCAAATCTGTATAGGGCAGAAATTACAACTTCAAGATGCGAtagcttaatttttgttttgaaaggtgATCAGAAGGGGGTGAAAGTGCTTATGTAAATATCAAAAACAGTAAATAAGACAGCTTTTATAGTTCTAAACATAC
The sequence above is a segment of the Pomacea canaliculata isolate SZHN2017 linkage group LG6, ASM307304v1, whole genome shotgun sequence genome. Coding sequences within it:
- the LOC112566216 gene encoding MLX-interacting protein-like, which codes for MIAVESGTILPLADSTTNQPIPSLGEEADFGGASLSDSWFNTTAYGSISFDDLMASLSGDIISSESDNLLDADGSFAEGGATPVPFTSPESPASSSSSDSGSDRRQSNPIPRHKRPSHKRAELKRRDKIKTRLEDLKIQVPSLADKGKMSESIILTKAAEYCRHLKADRERYTTEAGSLRREIESLSREIHSFQERLPAAGLKVEEPDRISLDQMYNDYVASRVKTNWKFWIFSFLVRPLFDSFKTLVSTNDSKSFLATLGDWTINRASLSNLRKIMLESVLRISKETRIMTAPEELPMEALASLSQQSTPASSPS